The following are encoded together in the Borrelia maritima genome:
- a CDS encoding type ISP restriction/modification enzyme: MFYSNIYQNIFYEQLQIDFYKIIFIDNTEIFEILSKLGTELINSHLLKVIPTLNNKIGKCFSFLDGILKQNPIIKKVFYK, translated from the coding sequence ATTTTTTACTCCAATATTTATCAGAATATATTCTACGAGCAATTACAAATAGATTTTTATAAAATTATTTTTATAGATAATACTGAAATATTTGAAATACTTAGTAAACTTGGAACAGAGCTCATTAATTCTCATTTACTAAAAGTTATTCCAACGCTAAATAACAAAATTGGAAAATGTTTTTCATTTTTAGATGGAATTCTAAAACAAAATCCAATCATAAAAAAAGTTTTTTACAAATAA